A region of Ornithodoros turicata isolate Travis chromosome 5, ASM3712646v1, whole genome shotgun sequence DNA encodes the following proteins:
- the LOC135395961 gene encoding uncharacterized protein LOC135395961, with protein sequence MLNAAREEDVGCAQANLTTMEDRSRRAICQSVNSTSHVLRGGSKQYNILNESSQTSCSTITADDRLNHEGFVFPLIPVPDLRLDGSNRKLPRQNAQTRMECRRRRPRLRAKGQQECACTSSSRFEENPR encoded by the exons ATGTTAAACGCCGCTCGTGAAGAAGACGTAGGATGCGCGCAAGCAAATCTGACCACCATGGAAGACCGGTCTCGCCGGGCTATTTG CCAATCAGTCAATTCCACGTCTCATGTGTTGAGGGGCGGAAGTAAACAGTACAACATCCTAAATGAAAGTTCGCAAACGTCCTGTAGCACGATTACGG CAGACGATCGACTGAACCATGAAGGCTTCGTGTTTCCTCTTATTCCTGTTCCTGACCT GCGCCTTGACGGTTCCAATCGGAAGCTCCCACGTCAAAATGCTCAAACCCGAATGGAATGCAGACGCCGACGCCCCCGACTACGTGCCAAGGGCCAGCAGGAATGCGCATGCAC